From one Pseudactinotalea sp. HY158 genomic stretch:
- a CDS encoding asparagine synthase-related protein, with translation MEVDGACTGHVQLTVATTPRADRDRDAASRRDRAATYERLAGRELDVGAPLGAMPVPWEAVVPGRTVRDGRTVRDGGTVRDALDHAAREAVADGPCYVLFSGGRDSSLVLALATRAARALGVPDPVPVTAVYPGDARADESAWQDLVLGHLGLTERIVVPVTHERSTLGDLATRHLRRRGLVWPEAVHTQPLFFDQLDPGTVLTGEGGDAFIEGRRITPLYLLLGRRRRPSGALVRAAAAALSPAVVARRQSRRRFADPAALGWLRPAARDILARDEAAERGPLRWDEATWAIYSRRATRLGLDNATASAAEYGLTLRHPIAEAPVVAALARAGGGWGFRGRTNLFRLLGADLLPDAILARRSKAAFNASRWGERERRFAEGFRGGAFSPDFIDEERLRAVWLSDRPHPVSYFLAQMAWLHEEGLPMIPPAAPPRP, from the coding sequence GTGGAAGTGGACGGTGCCTGCACCGGGCACGTTCAGCTGACCGTGGCCACGACGCCGCGTGCCGATCGTGATCGGGACGCGGCGTCGCGTCGCGACCGTGCCGCGACGTATGAGCGGCTCGCGGGCCGCGAGCTCGACGTCGGCGCGCCGTTGGGGGCGATGCCCGTGCCGTGGGAGGCGGTGGTCCCCGGTCGAACGGTCCGAGACGGCAGAACGGTCCGAGACGGCGGAACGGTCCGCGACGCCCTGGACCACGCCGCCCGCGAAGCGGTGGCCGACGGCCCGTGCTACGTGCTGTTCTCCGGGGGGAGGGACTCCTCCCTCGTGCTCGCTCTGGCGACCCGGGCTGCCCGCGCGCTCGGGGTCCCGGATCCGGTGCCGGTCACGGCCGTGTATCCGGGGGACGCGCGGGCCGACGAGTCCGCATGGCAGGACCTGGTGCTCGGCCACCTCGGTCTCACCGAGCGGATCGTCGTGCCGGTCACCCATGAGCGGTCCACGCTGGGCGACCTGGCGACCCGACACCTGCGCCGGCGCGGGCTCGTCTGGCCGGAGGCCGTTCATACCCAACCACTCTTCTTCGACCAGCTCGACCCCGGGACCGTGCTCACCGGCGAGGGCGGTGACGCGTTCATCGAGGGACGCCGGATCACGCCCCTGTACCTGCTCCTCGGCCGGCGTCGCCGCCCCAGCGGGGCGCTCGTGCGGGCGGCGGCCGCGGCGCTGAGCCCGGCCGTCGTCGCGCGGCGGCAGTCGCGGCGCAGGTTCGCCGACCCCGCCGCGCTCGGGTGGCTGCGACCGGCGGCACGGGACATCCTCGCCCGGGACGAGGCGGCGGAACGAGGCCCGCTGCGCTGGGACGAGGCCACCTGGGCGATCTACTCCCGGCGCGCGACGAGGCTCGGCCTGGACAACGCCACCGCGAGCGCCGCCGAGTACGGGCTCACCCTGCGGCATCCGATCGCCGAGGCCCCCGTGGTCGCCGCGCTCGCACGCGCCGGGGGCGGCTGGGGCTTCCGGGGCCGGACGAACCTCTTCCGCCTCCTCGGCGCCGACCTGCTCCCGGATGCGATCCTCGCTCGCCGGTCGAAGGCGGCCTTCAACGCCTCCCGGTGGGGCGAGCGGGAGCGCCGGTTCGCCGAGGGCTTCCGGGGCGGGGCCTTCTCCCCGGACTTCATCGACGAGGAACGCCTCCGTGCCGTCTGGCTCAGCGACCGGCCGCATCCGGTGAGCTATTTCCTCGCGCAGATGGCCTGGCTGCACGAGGAGGGCCTGCCGATGATCCCGCCCGCGGCTCCGCCTCGCCCCTGA
- the rfbB gene encoding dTDP-glucose 4,6-dehydratase: MTEVLVTGGAGFIGSNFVRYLLAHTDHRVVVLDALTYAGNRASLAGLPADRLRFVRGDVRDAALVGEVVGALTGEGDAVVHFAAESHNDNSLRDPGAFVGTNLVGTFTLLEAVRRHGVRFHHISTDEVYGDLDLDAPDRFTEATAYNPSSPYSATKAGSDLLVRAWTRSFGIRATISNCSNNYGPYQHVEKFIPRQITNVLRGIRPKLYGAGLNVRDWIHTEDHSAAVLAILERGRIGETYLVGADGERDNRSVVETILALMGSPPGAYDLVPDRAGHDLRYAIDAAKLRTELGWAPRYDFDAGLAATIDWYRRNEDWWAPAKEATESAYAEQGR; this comes from the coding sequence ATGACCGAGGTGCTCGTCACCGGCGGAGCCGGTTTCATCGGTTCGAATTTCGTGCGGTACCTCCTCGCCCACACGGATCATCGGGTGGTCGTGCTCGACGCGCTCACCTACGCCGGCAACCGCGCCTCGCTCGCGGGGCTGCCCGCGGACCGGCTGCGGTTCGTGCGGGGGGACGTCCGTGACGCCGCCCTCGTGGGCGAGGTCGTCGGCGCGCTCACGGGCGAGGGGGACGCCGTCGTGCACTTCGCCGCGGAGTCCCACAACGACAACTCGCTGCGCGACCCGGGCGCGTTCGTGGGGACGAACCTCGTGGGCACGTTCACGCTGCTCGAGGCCGTGCGCCGCCACGGCGTCCGGTTCCACCACATCTCCACCGACGAGGTCTACGGCGACCTCGACCTCGACGCCCCCGACCGGTTCACCGAGGCCACCGCCTACAATCCCTCCTCGCCCTATTCGGCCACGAAGGCGGGCAGCGACCTGCTCGTGCGGGCGTGGACGCGCTCGTTCGGGATCCGCGCGACCATCTCGAACTGCTCGAACAACTACGGGCCCTACCAGCACGTGGAGAAGTTCATTCCGCGCCAGATCACGAACGTGCTCCGCGGGATCCGACCCAAGCTCTACGGCGCGGGGCTCAACGTGCGCGACTGGATCCACACCGAGGACCACTCCGCGGCGGTGCTCGCGATCCTCGAGCGGGGCCGGATCGGGGAGACCTACCTCGTCGGCGCCGACGGCGAACGCGACAACCGGAGCGTCGTCGAGACGATCCTCGCTCTCATGGGCAGCCCGCCCGGCGCCTATGACCTCGTGCCCGACCGGGCGGGCCACGACCTGCGGTACGCGATCGACGCCGCGAAGCTGCGGACCGAGCTCGGGTGGGCGCCCCGGTACGATTTCGACGCCGGCCTGGCCGCGACCATCGACTGGTACCGCAGGAACGAGGACTGGTGGGCACCCGCCAAGGA
- a CDS encoding PqqD family protein, with amino-acid sequence MRLRVDDVSCREIDDEMVLLDLRTSTYLTANRVGTTLLRLLAEECSTADLADALVAAFGIERAAALADTRAFLGDLHHRGLLERAEPGIAAGTPGHDSDP; translated from the coding sequence ATGAGGCTGCGGGTCGATGATGTCAGTTGTCGTGAGATCGACGACGAGATGGTGCTGCTCGACCTGAGGACGTCGACCTACCTCACGGCGAACCGGGTCGGCACGACGCTCCTGCGCCTGCTGGCCGAGGAGTGCTCCACGGCGGACCTGGCCGACGCGCTGGTCGCCGCGTTCGGGATCGAGCGAGCGGCCGCGCTCGCGGACACCCGCGCGTTCCTGGGGGATCTGCACCATCGCGGCCTGCTCGAGCGCGCCGAGCCCGGGATCGCCGCCGGGACGCCGGGGCATGACTCCGATCCGTGA
- a CDS encoding nucleotidyltransferase family protein, with product MSARSTVTDRPPRRRARSALSHALVQIARGETPVIAPSVRARPEAFAGAVRYHRLAPLAHTLLRETAGDLARLVEDDRDRARATHLHMTTLVGALGDLFEDLPWVVFKGPVLSEVAHPVAGLRSYGDLDLLVAPGDLRTASARLLEAGWTIADFDDMLGNPDVPGEMHWRSPSGALMDLHWSMINTAGRRRRLDVPTARILERRVPIRLGFVPGWTLDPADTLIHVCLHAALTGANRLLYLVDAQRSAARVTDWAEVARRAAAWKAAPHVSLVLRRARSGLGGDLPIGLDRLLGSSPAFRALTGAVDRIAPVPGARSEPGIARLVARAAQPGAARTALAASRGVARHVLQRDRAAQAARSGRADRVVAGQRALGVYLDRVEGAIRSS from the coding sequence GTGTCAGCTCGCAGCACGGTCACGGACCGCCCCCCGCGGCGCCGAGCCCGCTCCGCCCTCTCGCACGCGCTCGTGCAGATCGCACGGGGCGAGACCCCGGTGATCGCGCCGTCGGTGCGGGCCCGCCCCGAGGCGTTCGCGGGCGCCGTCCGCTACCACCGCCTGGCCCCGCTGGCGCACACGCTGCTGCGCGAGACGGCCGGGGACCTGGCGCGGCTCGTCGAGGACGACCGGGACCGGGCGCGGGCGACCCACCTGCACATGACGACCCTCGTCGGGGCGCTCGGCGACCTGTTCGAGGACCTCCCGTGGGTCGTGTTCAAGGGGCCGGTGCTCTCCGAGGTCGCCCACCCCGTGGCCGGCCTGCGCAGCTACGGGGACCTCGACCTCCTCGTGGCCCCGGGCGACCTGCGGACGGCGAGCGCGCGGCTGCTCGAGGCGGGGTGGACGATCGCCGACTTCGACGACATGCTCGGCAATCCCGACGTCCCCGGCGAGATGCACTGGCGGAGCCCGTCCGGGGCACTCATGGACCTGCACTGGTCGATGATCAACACGGCCGGCCGGCGGCGGCGGCTCGACGTGCCGACCGCCCGGATCCTCGAGCGGCGGGTACCGATCCGGCTCGGGTTCGTGCCCGGGTGGACCCTCGACCCCGCGGACACGCTCATCCACGTCTGCCTGCACGCCGCGCTCACGGGCGCCAACAGGCTGCTCTACCTCGTGGACGCCCAACGCAGTGCCGCACGGGTCACGGACTGGGCCGAGGTGGCCCGGCGGGCGGCCGCGTGGAAGGCCGCCCCGCACGTCTCGCTCGTGCTGCGACGCGCCCGGTCCGGCCTGGGGGGCGATCTGCCCATCGGCCTCGACCGCCTCCTCGGGTCCTCCCCGGCGTTCCGGGCTCTGACAGGTGCGGTCGACCGCATCGCCCCCGTGCCGGGCGCCCGGTCCGAGCCCGGCATCGCCCGGCTCGTGGCCCGGGCCGCGCAGCCGGGGGCGGCCCGCACGGCGCTGGCCGCCTCCCGGGGCGTGGCCCGCCACGTGCTGCAGCGGGACCGGGCCGCCCAGGCCGCCCGGTCCGGCCGGGCCGATCGCGTCGTGGCCGGCCAGCGCGCCCTCGGCGTCTATCTCGACCGGGTCGAGGGCGCGATCCGGTCGTCGTAG
- a CDS encoding UDP-glucose/GDP-mannose dehydrogenase family protein yields the protein MRVAVVGCGYLGAVHAAAMAEFGHDVIGFDVDARKIAALRAGEPPIFEPGLPELLSAGISSGRLNFSSDVADIAGASLIFLTVGTPQLKDGRAADLSYVDAAITALAGQLRPGDVVVGKSTVPIGTAARLAARLDDLAPGAVLAWNPEFLREGWAVQDSLAPNRLVFGLPPAADRARRAEAALREVFARPLANDTPLIVTDYATAELVKVSANAFLATKISFINAMAEIAEVTGADVTQLADAIGYDDRIGRRYLGAGVGFGGGCLPKDIRAFRARAEELGRGESVAFLAQVDAINLRRRKRLVAHAIDLLDGTPHGKVVAVLGLAFKPQSDDVRDSPALDIAVRLHGLGAVVRATDPKAIENSRALHPQLDYRESFEDAVTGADVLVLVTEWDEYRYLDPEAVGELVAGRNVADGRNSYDPARWRAAGWRYRGLGRP from the coding sequence ATGCGCGTCGCCGTCGTTGGTTGCGGATATCTCGGTGCCGTGCACGCCGCTGCCATGGCCGAGTTCGGGCACGACGTCATCGGCTTCGACGTCGACGCGCGCAAGATCGCGGCGCTGCGGGCCGGTGAGCCGCCGATCTTCGAGCCCGGCCTGCCCGAGCTCCTCAGCGCGGGGATCTCCTCGGGCCGGCTGAACTTCTCGAGCGACGTCGCGGACATCGCCGGCGCCTCGCTCATCTTCCTCACCGTGGGCACGCCGCAGCTCAAGGACGGCCGAGCGGCGGATCTCAGCTACGTCGACGCGGCCATCACCGCGCTCGCCGGACAGCTGCGCCCGGGCGACGTCGTCGTCGGGAAGTCGACCGTGCCGATCGGCACGGCCGCCCGCCTCGCCGCCCGCCTCGACGACCTCGCCCCCGGCGCCGTGCTCGCCTGGAATCCCGAGTTCCTGCGGGAGGGGTGGGCGGTCCAGGACTCGCTCGCCCCGAATCGGCTCGTGTTCGGCCTCCCGCCGGCGGCGGATCGGGCCCGCCGCGCCGAGGCGGCGCTGCGCGAGGTGTTCGCCCGGCCGCTGGCGAACGACACGCCGCTCATCGTCACGGACTACGCGACCGCGGAACTGGTCAAGGTCTCCGCCAACGCGTTCCTCGCCACGAAGATCTCCTTCATCAACGCCATGGCGGAGATCGCCGAGGTGACCGGCGCCGACGTCACCCAGCTCGCCGACGCGATCGGCTACGACGACCGGATCGGCCGGCGGTACCTCGGCGCCGGGGTGGGATTCGGCGGCGGCTGCCTCCCGAAGGACATCCGGGCCTTCCGGGCGCGCGCCGAGGAACTGGGGCGCGGGGAGTCGGTCGCCTTCCTCGCGCAGGTCGACGCGATCAACCTCCGCCGCCGCAAGCGCCTCGTCGCCCATGCCATCGACCTGCTCGACGGGACGCCGCACGGCAAGGTCGTGGCGGTCCTCGGGCTCGCGTTCAAGCCGCAGTCGGACGACGTGCGCGACTCTCCCGCGCTCGACATCGCGGTGCGGCTCCACGGCCTCGGCGCGGTGGTCCGGGCCACCGATCCGAAGGCGATCGAGAACTCCCGGGCACTCCACCCGCAGCTCGACTACCGCGAGTCCTTCGAGGACGCCGTCACCGGGGCGGACGTCCTCGTGCTCGTGACCGAGTGGGACGAGTACCGGTACCTCGATCCGGAGGCCGTGGGCGAGCTCGTGGCCGGGCGCAACGTGGCGGATGGGCGCAACAGTTACGATCCCGCCCGGTGGCGGGCGGCGGGATGGCGATACCGGGGACTCGGCCGGCCCTGA
- a CDS encoding lasso peptide biosynthesis B2 protein — protein sequence MTPIREVPAVAAALLVACAVEVALHLLSLPRTARAVGAPLRQGGGAAPAARGNARLGPRGRRRVRAVRRVMRHWPFGDTCLRHALVAGQRLRRLHPELVVGVRKTGGVVRAHAWLEFETGLYDPLGVARAYLPLEPLPGEEGT from the coding sequence ATGACTCCGATCCGTGAGGTGCCCGCGGTCGCCGCGGCGCTCCTGGTCGCCTGCGCCGTCGAGGTCGCCCTGCACCTGCTGTCGTTGCCGCGCACGGCCCGCGCGGTGGGCGCCCCGCTGCGCCAGGGGGGAGGCGCCGCCCCGGCCGCCCGGGGAAACGCGCGGCTCGGCCCGCGCGGCCGCCGCCGGGTGCGAGCGGTGCGGCGCGTCATGCGGCACTGGCCGTTCGGGGACACGTGCCTGCGGCACGCGCTCGTCGCCGGCCAGCGGCTCCGCCGACTCCACCCGGAGCTCGTCGTCGGGGTGAGGAAGACCGGTGGCGTGGTGCGGGCGCACGCCTGGCTCGAGTTCGAGACCGGGCTCTACGATCCGCTCGGTGTCGCGCGGGCCTACCTGCCGCTCGAGCCGCTTCCGGGCGAGGAGGGCACGTGA
- the rfbA gene encoding glucose-1-phosphate thymidylyltransferase RfbA: MKGIILAGGSGTRLHPITIGVSKQLMPVYDKPMIYYPLSTLMLAGIRDILVITTPHDAASFERLLGDGSQFGISVSYARQRSPDGLAQAFTIGADFIGTGRVALVLGDNLLYGPGLGRRLTRFTRIDGGAIFAYWVAEPRAYGVIEFDDAGRAVSLEEKPADPRSSYAVPGLYFYDNDVIEIARGLRPSARGEYEITDVNRAYLERDRLRVEVLPRGTAWLDTGTFDQLTDAADYVRTMERRTGLKIGVPEEVAWRRGLLTDDDLRRRGESLPKSGYGAYLMGLLERRME; this comes from the coding sequence ATGAAGGGAATCATCCTCGCCGGCGGGTCCGGCACCCGGCTGCACCCCATCACGATCGGCGTCTCCAAGCAGCTCATGCCGGTCTACGACAAGCCGATGATCTACTACCCGCTGTCGACCCTCATGCTCGCCGGCATCCGCGACATCCTCGTGATCACCACCCCGCACGACGCGGCGAGCTTCGAGCGCCTGCTCGGCGACGGGTCCCAGTTCGGCATCTCGGTCTCCTACGCCCGGCAACGCTCGCCCGACGGCCTCGCCCAGGCGTTCACGATCGGCGCGGACTTCATCGGAACCGGCCGCGTCGCCCTCGTGCTCGGCGACAACCTCCTCTACGGTCCCGGCCTGGGGCGCCGGCTCACACGCTTCACGAGGATCGACGGCGGGGCGATCTTCGCGTACTGGGTCGCCGAGCCGCGGGCGTACGGCGTGATCGAGTTCGACGACGCCGGGCGGGCGGTCTCCCTCGAGGAGAAGCCGGCCGATCCCCGCAGCAGCTACGCGGTCCCCGGCCTGTACTTCTACGACAACGACGTGATCGAGATCGCCCGCGGCCTGCGGCCCAGCGCCCGCGGCGAGTACGAGATCACCGACGTCAACCGCGCCTACCTCGAGCGTGACCGGCTCCGGGTCGAGGTGCTGCCGCGCGGAACCGCCTGGCTCGACACCGGCACGTTCGATCAGCTGACCGACGCGGCCGACTACGTGCGCACGATGGAGCGCCGCACGGGCCTGAAGATCGGCGTGCCCGAGGAGGTCGCCTGGCGGCGCGGTCTCCTCACCGACGACGACCTCCGCCGCCGCGGCGAGTCGCTCCCGAAATCCGGTTACGGTGCCTATCTCATGGGACTGCTCGAGCGGAGGATGGAATGA
- a CDS encoding lasso RiPP family leader peptide-containing protein, with product MNDYEAPKLTEVGSVREMTLGGHNLQDWSDEIRLWKWTVPAPGTFS from the coding sequence GTGAATGACTACGAAGCACCGAAGCTGACCGAAGTCGGCAGCGTGCGCGAGATGACCCTCGGTGGTCACAACCTGCAGGACTGGTCGGACGAGATCCGGCTGTGGAAGTGGACGGTGCCTGCACCGGGCACGTTCAGCTGA